From the Coleofasciculus chthonoplastes PCC 7420 genome, the window GTCTCTACAAAAGGAATGATAGAAAACCAATTTCTCAGTGTAATCTGTGTAACTAACCTCTCATATCCCTACCCCAATCTCTCCAATAAATCCGTGAAATCAGTGTTTTGACGAATGACAAACTATGGAATTTGATTTTTTACCGAATTTACCAAAATCTGATCTAGACGATCGCGCGTTTCAGGATTTAGTAGAAGAGTGTATCCTCCGTATCCCCCGCTATTGTCCAGAGTGGACGAATTACAACCCCAGTGATCCAGGAATCACGCTGATTGAACTGTTCGCTTGGCTAACTGACCAAATGTTGCTGCGGTTCAATCAAGTCCCCCGGCGTAACTATGTTACCTTTCTGGAATTACTGGGGATTCGCCTGCAAGCGCCAACCCCAGCTCAAACCCAACAAACATTTTATTTGAGTTCGTCTCTCCCCGAAGCCTACACGATTCCCACAGGAACCGAAGTGGCGACAGTACGCACCCAAGCCGACGATGCGATTATTTTTAGCACCGATCGCCCCCTGGTGATTGCTAAACCCAGTATCCGCCATTTTCTCACCTCAGACATTGCTGAAGAGGAACCCCAAGTGCTGCGCGATCGCTTCGTGGGAACCTGGACTCAGCAACCCGGTGGCGAATGGCAAGGCTTAGAATTATCTATATTTAATGAACAACCCCAAGTGGGAAATTGCTTTTATCTCGTCTTTGAAGGGGATCAACCCATCGAAGGCAATGTTATCGCCCTCCGCATTAAAGGTGAAGCCGCTACCTCCACCGGGATTAATCCTGAAGATCCCCCCCGCCTTTGGCAAGCCTGGAATGGTATGTCTTGGCAACCCATCTTGCTGCAAGAAGCCGATGATAGCACCAAAGGATTCAGTTTTAGTGAACTGATCCGTCAAGGGGGCAATCCCTTACAAGGGGCGGATGTTGTCCTCCATTTACCCCTACGTTTACCCGTTACCCAATTTGTCACCTATCAGGGACGCTGGCTGCGCTGTATTTACAACCAACCTCAGTTCAATCAACCCGGTTATATGCGTTCCCCGCGCATCGTTGGTTTAGATGTCCGGTCGATTGGCGGTACAGTGGAAGTCACCCAATGTACCACGATTCGCAATGAAATCCTGGGTGAAAGTGATGGAAATCCCGGTCAAACCTTTCAACTGCAAGGACGGGGAATTTTACCCCGTCGGGAAGAGGAACATATTCTGGTGATTCCGCCTGGAGGCTTGCCACAAATATGGCAAGAAGTCAATGATTTTGCCGATTCAGGTCCAGAAGACCTGCACTATACCATTGATGCGATTACTGGCATGATTCAATTTGGTCCCCTATTACGAGAACCCTCTCAACTGCAAGAACAGACGTGGTGGCGTTCCCGTTCCCAGAGAGTCCCGTCGCAAATGCTCAGTTTAGTCAGTGGTAGAAATAGCGGGGTAGAACGACGGGAGGGCGCGGCGATGCAGTCGATGGAACGTCAATATGGCGCGGTTCCCCCTAGAGGTGCGGTGATCCAAATGGCTGCCTATCGCATTGGGGGTGGTCAACAGGGTAACGTGCAACGGGGCGCGATTCAAGTCCTCAAATCCGCCGTTCCTTATGTGGCGAACGTGATTAACTATTCTCCCGCCCGGAATGGCGCTGATGCGGAATCTTTAGAACAAGCCGTGATCCGGGTTCCGCGACTCCTAAGAACCCGCGATCGCGCCGTCACTCGCGAAGACTTTGAATACCTAGCTATGGAAGCCGGAGGCGGCTCTATTGCTCGCGTGTTATGCTTATCGCCAATTCTCAAAGAAGACGCCGGACGAGTACGTCTGCTGCTTGTACCCAACGCCAATACCGATGGAATTGAGCGCGGTGAAGGAATTGAC encodes:
- a CDS encoding putative baseplate assembly protein is translated as MEFDFLPNLPKSDLDDRAFQDLVEECILRIPRYCPEWTNYNPSDPGITLIELFAWLTDQMLLRFNQVPRRNYVTFLELLGIRLQAPTPAQTQQTFYLSSSLPEAYTIPTGTEVATVRTQADDAIIFSTDRPLVIAKPSIRHFLTSDIAEEEPQVLRDRFVGTWTQQPGGEWQGLELSIFNEQPQVGNCFYLVFEGDQPIEGNVIALRIKGEAATSTGINPEDPPRLWQAWNGMSWQPILLQEADDSTKGFSFSELIRQGGNPLQGADVVLHLPLRLPVTQFVTYQGRWLRCIYNQPQFNQPGYMRSPRIVGLDVRSIGGTVEVTQCTTIRNEILGESDGNPGQTFQLQGRGILPRREEEHILVIPPGGLPQIWQEVNDFADSGPEDLHYTIDAITGMIQFGPLLREPSQLQEQTWWRSRSQRVPSQMLSLVSGRNSGVERREGAAMQSMERQYGAVPPRGAVIQMAAYRIGGGQQGNVQRGAIQVLKSAVPYVANVINYSPARNGADAESLEQAVIRVPRLLRTRDRAVTREDFEYLAMEAGGGSIARVLCLSPILKEDAGRVRLLLVPNANTDGIERGEGIDPDFLTLTPQLTERVLSYLDERRLLGVEILCSQPDYVGVAVQTEVALDTAYNNPRAQQEILLKLQTALYRFLNPLTGGSEGNGWSFGRPVYSSDIVTLLQSVPGVQYLGAVQLFELRRQGQNWMRSSPLTLIDPGPLGLICSWHSNRSRSGHVINLIT